A window of the Listeria swaminathanii genome harbors these coding sequences:
- a CDS encoding LapB repeat-containing protein translates to MRKIGLKIGLCVLLIAPLTIPISTNTFADETIDAKAAQDIVNIPDPVLKSYLNGLLGQPSTSDITEAQMDTITDVNINNASLTDLTGLDYAHNLAILRLSNTGVTDYSVVANITSLTNLSISGNNLTDSSLPDLNGLVNVTNLNLSPGALDNNSLTKINKLPNLTFLNLDSNFAITDVMPLKSIPNLTTLFVQFCGVNDFRGIDTFPKLTNLSAYGQNVGRSVPIESSIKSSALNYDETNQTIFVPFTLMIGRGVNFDGVAFPFTTSTSSSSTLFALNDEQIASNRLSIDDTGITVSGITKADFDSLETMYYNALYNNPAGSYATPTNFTSYSVSGGTYRQSFNIDHTLTITNDPAISYTEKTTVTEAQFLQDVHAVTDDGTPVTSDFDSVVDFNQPGVYTVTLNAENAAGLKATPTQVTVTILEKTTITADKTVTYSKGTAKTEEQFLKDVSAKTNDGSKVTSDFDSVVDLNKVGTYTVTLRAVNADGVEADPITVTVHVVEGNEPPTPPGPNPTPDPNNPVDPNDNGQSINSENSADPTANETNATLPNTGDTSQATTVLIGIILAGVAISFFRKRKHS, encoded by the coding sequence ATGAGAAAAATTGGGCTAAAAATTGGTTTATGTGTTCTTTTGATAGCTCCACTTACTATACCAATTTCTACGAATACATTTGCAGATGAAACGATAGACGCAAAAGCAGCACAAGATATAGTAAATATTCCCGACCCTGTTTTAAAAAGCTATCTAAATGGGCTTTTAGGGCAACCTAGTACAAGTGATATCACCGAAGCTCAAATGGATACTATCACAGATGTTAATATTAATAATGCTAGTTTAACGGATTTAACAGGGCTTGATTACGCTCATAACTTAGCTATTTTGCGATTATCTAATACTGGTGTGACTGATTACTCTGTCGTCGCAAACATAACAAGTCTGACTAATCTCAGTATATCTGGAAACAATTTAACCGATAGTTCCCTCCCTGATTTAAACGGCTTAGTAAATGTAACTAACCTCAATTTAAGCCCTGGTGCACTTGATAACAACTCGTTAACTAAAATAAACAAATTGCCTAATTTAACTTTCTTAAATCTAGATAGTAATTTTGCGATTACTGATGTGATGCCACTTAAATCCATACCAAACCTAACTACTTTATTTGTTCAATTTTGCGGAGTGAACGATTTTCGTGGGATTGATACTTTTCCAAAATTAACCAACCTATCAGCATACGGCCAAAATGTCGGGCGTAGTGTCCCTATCGAAAGTTCGATTAAAAGTTCCGCGTTAAACTATGATGAAACAAACCAAACTATTTTTGTTCCATTTACTTTAATGATTGGACGAGGTGTTAATTTTGACGGCGTCGCTTTTCCTTTTACAACGTCTACTAGCAGTTCGTCTACTTTATTCGCTTTAAATGATGAACAGATTGCTAGTAATCGTTTGAGCATTGATGATACAGGGATTACTGTTAGCGGAATTACAAAAGCAGATTTCGATTCTCTTGAAACAATGTATTATAATGCTCTTTATAATAACCCAGCTGGCAGTTACGCAACGCCTACTAATTTTACTAGTTACTCAGTATCTGGAGGAACATACCGACAATCTTTTAATATTGATCATACGCTTACTATTACGAACGATCCTGCTATAAGCTATACGGAGAAAACAACCGTAACCGAAGCCCAATTTTTACAAGATGTTCATGCCGTGACAGATGATGGCACCCCGGTCACTAGTGATTTTGATAGCGTCGTTGATTTTAACCAACCTGGCGTCTACACTGTCACACTAAATGCGGAAAATGCGGCCGGGCTAAAAGCAACCCCGACTCAAGTAACCGTAACTATTCTTGAAAAAACGACTATCACAGCGGATAAAACGGTCACTTATTCAAAAGGAACAGCTAAAACGGAGGAACAATTTTTAAAAGATGTTTCTGCTAAAACAAATGATGGTAGCAAAGTAACGAGTGATTTCGATAGTGTGGTTGATTTAAATAAAGTGGGAACCTATACTGTCACTTTGCGGGCGGTGAATGCTGACGGCGTAGAAGCGGATCCAATTACTGTCACTGTACACGTAGTAGAGGGAAATGAACCTCCGACACCACCCGGACCAAACCCAACGCCTGACCCAAACAACCCAGTTGACCCCAATGATAATGGCCAGTCAATTAATTCCGAAAACTCGGCAGACCCTACAGCAAACGAAACAAATGCCACTTTACCAAATACCGGTGACACGAGCCAAGCAACAACTGTATTAATTGGGATTATCCTCGCAGGCGTTGCAATTAGCTTTTTCCGTAAAAGAAAACATAGCTAA